One Pseudomonas muyukensis DNA segment encodes these proteins:
- the katE gene encoding catalase HPII, producing MASKNKSEPRESQVAGTQTPDRANTNAKLQSLENFRSDASGQALRTNQGVKVADNQNSLKAGARGPSLLEDFIMREKITHFDHERIPERIVHARGTGAHGYFQSYGCHAELTKAGFLQDPDAITPVFVRFSTVQGPRGSGDTVRDVRGFAVKFYTDEGNFDLVGNNMPVFFIQDAIKFPDFVHAVKPEPHNEMPTGGSAHDTFWDFVSLVPESAHMVIWAMSDRAIPRSLRMMEGFGVHTFRLINADGVASFVKFHWKPRQGVHSVLWDEAQKLAGKDTDYHRRDLWDAIETGHYPQWELGVQIIPEADEHKFDFDLLDPTKLIPEELVPVTPLGKMVLDRNPDNFFAEVEQIAFCPGHIVPGIDFSNDPLLQGRLFSYTDTQISRLGGPNFHEIPINRPIAPNHSSQRDAMHRMTIDRGRASYEPNSIDGGWPRETPPAPRDGGFESYQERIEAHKIRQRSESFGDHFSQARLFFHSMSATEQQHIIKAYSFELGKVEREAIRARTVNEILANIDLKLASAVAANLGLPAPKAGTVKVKGSKPGQSKALSQMNHPGDIGISGRKVAVLVADGVDAASVDKLVKALEAQRARPMLLGPTSAPVKDARGKVLAVDASMQGMPSVMFDGVWVPAGKASLEALENSGVAKHFLLEAYKHLKPMGLALEAKLLLNKLGLQEDAGLLLGDDQQTFEAFFKAVEAHRVWAREAVAEGVPA from the coding sequence ATGGCCAGCAAGAACAAGTCGGAGCCACGGGAAAGCCAGGTGGCGGGCACCCAGACACCCGATCGGGCCAACACCAACGCCAAGCTGCAGAGCCTGGAGAACTTCCGCAGCGACGCCAGCGGCCAGGCGCTGCGCACCAACCAGGGGGTCAAGGTCGCCGACAACCAGAACAGCCTCAAGGCCGGTGCCCGCGGGCCATCGCTGCTCGAAGACTTCATCATGCGCGAGAAGATCACCCACTTCGACCATGAGCGCATCCCCGAGCGCATCGTCCATGCCCGTGGCACCGGTGCCCATGGCTACTTCCAGAGCTATGGCTGCCACGCCGAACTGACCAAGGCCGGCTTCCTCCAGGACCCGGACGCCATCACCCCGGTGTTCGTGCGTTTTTCCACCGTGCAGGGGCCGCGCGGCTCCGGCGACACGGTGCGTGACGTGCGCGGCTTCGCGGTGAAGTTCTACACCGACGAGGGCAACTTCGACCTGGTCGGCAACAACATGCCGGTGTTCTTCATCCAGGATGCGATCAAGTTCCCGGATTTTGTCCACGCAGTGAAGCCCGAGCCGCACAACGAGATGCCCACCGGCGGCTCGGCCCACGATACGTTCTGGGATTTCGTCTCGCTGGTGCCGGAGTCGGCGCACATGGTGATCTGGGCCATGTCCGATCGCGCCATCCCCCGTAGCCTGCGCATGATGGAAGGCTTTGGCGTGCATACCTTCCGGCTGATAAACGCCGATGGCGTGGCCAGTTTCGTCAAGTTCCACTGGAAACCGCGCCAGGGCGTGCACTCGGTGCTGTGGGACGAAGCCCAGAAGCTGGCCGGCAAGGACACCGACTACCATCGCCGCGACCTGTGGGACGCGATCGAGACCGGGCACTACCCGCAATGGGAGCTGGGCGTGCAGATCATCCCCGAGGCCGACGAGCACAAGTTCGACTTCGACCTGCTCGACCCGACCAAGCTCATCCCCGAGGAGCTGGTGCCGGTAACGCCGTTGGGCAAGATGGTGCTCGACCGCAATCCGGACAACTTCTTCGCCGAGGTGGAGCAGATCGCCTTCTGCCCGGGGCATATCGTGCCCGGCATCGACTTTTCCAATGACCCGTTGCTGCAAGGGCGGCTGTTCTCCTACACCGATACGCAGATCAGCCGTCTTGGCGGGCCGAACTTTCACGAAATCCCGATCAACCGGCCCATCGCTCCCAACCACAGCAGCCAGCGCGATGCCATGCACCGCATGACCATCGACAGGGGGCGGGCTTCCTACGAGCCCAATTCGATCGATGGCGGTTGGCCCAGGGAAACCCCGCCGGCCCCGCGCGATGGCGGTTTCGAGAGCTACCAGGAGCGTATCGAGGCGCACAAGATCCGCCAGCGCAGCGAGTCGTTCGGCGATCACTTCTCCCAGGCGCGGCTGTTCTTCCACAGCATGAGCGCCACCGAGCAGCAGCACATCATCAAGGCCTACAGTTTCGAGTTGGGCAAGGTGGAGCGTGAAGCGATCCGCGCGCGGACGGTCAACGAGATCCTGGCCAACATCGACCTCAAGCTGGCCTCGGCGGTGGCGGCCAACCTTGGCCTGCCGGCGCCCAAGGCCGGGACGGTCAAGGTCAAGGGCAGCAAGCCAGGGCAGTCCAAGGCGTTGAGCCAGATGAACCACCCCGGCGACATCGGTATCAGTGGGCGCAAGGTCGCCGTGCTGGTGGCCGATGGCGTGGACGCGGCAAGTGTCGACAAGCTGGTCAAGGCGCTGGAGGCCCAACGCGCCCGGCCAATGCTGCTGGGGCCGACTTCTGCGCCGGTGAAGGACGCGCGGGGCAAGGTGCTGGCGGTGGATGCGTCGATGCAGGGCATGCCGTCGGTGATGTTCGACGGGGTCTGGGTGCCGGCTGGCAAGGCGTCGCTCGAAGCGTTGGAGAACAGCGGCGTGGCCAAGCACTTCCTGCTCGAGGCCTACAAGCACCTCAAGCCCATGGGGCTGGCGCTGGAGGCCAAGCTGTTGCTGAACAAGCTGGGCCTGCAGGAAGATGCCGGCTTGCTGCTGGGCGATGATCAGCAAACCTTCGAGGCCTTCTTCAAGGCAGTCGAGGCACATCGGGTGTGGGCGCGGGAGGCGGTGGCCGAGGGGGTGCCGGCGTAA
- a CDS encoding methionine ABC transporter permease, with protein sequence MDILNYFANVDWVEIWQATNDTLIMLFTSLVFIVLLGLPLGVVLFLFSPRQMFEHTKFYAVLATIVNIVRSVPFIILLIVMIPVTVLITGTSLGVAGAIPPLVVGTTPFFARLVETALREVDRGIIEATQSMGATTGQIIFKAVLPEAMPGIIAAITVTAITLVSYTAMAGVVGAGGLGDLSIRFGYQRFQTDVMIVTVVLLVILVQVLQMIGDKLVVHYSRK encoded by the coding sequence ATGGATATCCTGAACTACTTCGCCAACGTCGACTGGGTCGAGATCTGGCAGGCAACCAACGACACCCTGATCATGCTGTTCACCTCGCTGGTGTTCATCGTGCTGCTGGGGCTGCCCCTGGGCGTGGTGCTGTTCCTCTTCAGCCCGCGGCAGATGTTCGAGCACACCAAGTTCTATGCGGTGCTGGCGACCATCGTCAACATCGTGCGCTCGGTGCCGTTCATCATCCTGCTGATCGTGATGATCCCGGTCACGGTGCTGATCACCGGCACCTCGCTGGGGGTCGCCGGCGCCATCCCGCCGTTGGTGGTGGGTACCACGCCATTCTTCGCGCGCCTGGTGGAAACCGCCCTGCGCGAGGTCGATCGCGGCATCATCGAGGCCACCCAGTCGATGGGCGCCACCACTGGCCAGATCATCTTCAAGGCCGTGCTGCCAGAAGCCATGCCGGGCATCATCGCCGCCATCACCGTGACCGCGATCACCCTGGTGTCCTACACCGCCATGGCTGGCGTGGTCGGCGCCGGTGGCCTGGGCGACCTGTCGATCCGCTTCGGCTACCAGCGCTTCCAGACCGACGTGATGATCGTCACCGTGGTGCTGCTGGTAATCCTGGTCCAGGTGCTGCAGATGATCGGCGACAAGCTGGTCGTGCATTATTCCCGTAAGTAA
- a CDS encoding IS110 family transposase — MSKHRTKRNSLSSTDVTLCQHLSVDLAKQVFQVAGDDGSGRVIYEDRIKSREAFHAFLTKLPPTVTVLMESGPGAQAWGRLLQAQGTPVRILPAQRVAEHRSGAKNDRNDAHAILRAGRDTSIAAVPIKSTAALAIQALHRARRGYVRRHTALGNQIRGLLLEQGVALAQGDFAVSQGVSRILEDATQPLPDLLRELLDELLAEWRYLGERIAVLTGRLETAAGADKVACRLMTIRGVGPIIATAMLAKQPEPSRFPNARQFAAYFGLVPDQHSSGKKVRLGKMSKRGDGYLRSMMIQGAHAVLSHLKPDSDQPDDRRLLRWLTRLGRKEAAIRLANRNLRIIWVLLQGEQVYQRQPDDRQEPAMSR; from the coding sequence ATGAGCAAGCATAGGACGAAGCGCAATTCCCTGTCTTCCACCGATGTAACGCTTTGCCAACACCTGTCAGTCGACTTGGCCAAGCAAGTCTTTCAGGTGGCCGGAGATGACGGCTCCGGGCGCGTCATCTACGAAGATCGAATCAAATCCCGTGAAGCCTTTCACGCGTTCCTGACCAAGCTGCCACCCACCGTGACGGTCCTGATGGAAAGTGGCCCCGGCGCTCAAGCATGGGGGCGTTTGCTCCAGGCGCAGGGCACCCCAGTCCGCATCCTGCCCGCGCAGCGAGTGGCGGAGCACCGCAGTGGTGCCAAGAATGATCGTAACGACGCCCATGCCATCTTGCGCGCAGGCCGGGATACCAGCATTGCTGCGGTGCCGATCAAGAGCACTGCCGCTTTGGCGATTCAAGCTTTACACCGCGCTCGCAGAGGCTATGTCAGGCGCCACACCGCGCTAGGCAACCAGATCCGCGGCCTGTTACTGGAACAGGGCGTCGCCCTGGCGCAAGGCGATTTTGCCGTCAGCCAAGGTGTGTCGCGGATTCTTGAAGATGCGACCCAACCATTACCAGATCTGCTGCGTGAATTGCTCGATGAACTGCTCGCCGAATGGCGCTATCTGGGCGAGCGTATCGCCGTCCTGACAGGACGGCTCGAAACAGCGGCGGGGGCCGACAAGGTCGCATGCCGCCTGATGACGATACGCGGTGTCGGCCCGATCATCGCCACAGCGATGCTGGCCAAGCAGCCTGAACCTTCGCGGTTCCCCAATGCTCGACAGTTTGCCGCTTACTTTGGCCTGGTGCCCGACCAGCACAGCAGTGGAAAGAAGGTCAGGCTGGGCAAGATGAGCAAGCGAGGTGACGGCTACTTACGCAGCATGATGATCCAGGGTGCGCACGCGGTTCTTAGCCATTTGAAGCCTGATTCCGATCAGCCAGACGATCGCCGCCTCTTGCGATGGTTAACTCGGCTTGGTCGCAAGGAGGCGGCGATCAGACTGGCTAATCGAAATCTGCGCATCATTTGGGTGCTGCTACAAGGAGAGCAGGTTTACCAACGTCAACCGGATGATCGTCAGGAGCCCGCCATGAGCCGCTGA
- a CDS encoding zinc ABC transporter substrate-binding protein → METLLCYLFLTTRVATVSRFLAFFVAFIACSAQAEVRLLTSIKPLQQIAAAVQDGVGSPDVLLPPGASPHHYALRPSDVRKVADADLLYWIGPDMEGFLPRVLAGRRKPTTAVQSLAGMQLRHFGEDSHSHEEADHDDHDHDHRPGSLDAHLWLSSLNARVIATQMAGDLAAADPANAPRYQANLKQFVERLDALDLRIKQRVSGIAGKPYFVFHEAFDYFEAAYGLKHTGVFSVASEVQPGAQHVAAMRQRLQAVGKTCVFSEPPLRPRLAETLTAGLPVRLAELDALGGSDAVDGKGYERLLEKLGGDLAGCLEQL, encoded by the coding sequence ATGGAGACGTTATTATGTTACCTGTTTCTGACGACCCGAGTAGCCACCGTGTCCCGATTCCTTGCCTTCTTTGTCGCTTTCATCGCGTGCTCGGCCCAGGCCGAGGTGCGCCTGCTGACCAGCATCAAGCCCCTGCAACAGATCGCCGCCGCCGTGCAGGACGGTGTCGGCAGCCCCGACGTGCTGCTGCCGCCGGGCGCTTCGCCGCACCATTACGCGCTGCGTCCGTCCGACGTGCGGAAGGTCGCCGATGCCGACCTGCTGTACTGGATCGGCCCGGACATGGAGGGCTTCCTGCCCCGCGTGCTGGCCGGCCGCCGCAAGCCGACCACGGCGGTGCAGTCGTTGGCGGGCATGCAACTGCGCCACTTCGGCGAGGACAGCCATTCCCACGAAGAAGCCGACCACGACGATCACGACCATGATCACCGTCCAGGCAGCCTCGATGCCCACCTGTGGCTGTCGTCGCTGAATGCCCGGGTGATCGCCACGCAGATGGCTGGCGACCTGGCAGCGGCCGACCCGGCCAATGCCCCGCGCTACCAGGCCAACCTCAAGCAGTTCGTCGAGCGCCTGGATGCCCTGGACCTGCGCATCAAGCAGCGCGTGTCGGGTATCGCCGGCAAGCCCTACTTCGTGTTCCACGAGGCGTTCGACTACTTCGAGGCGGCCTATGGCCTGAAGCACACCGGTGTGTTCAGCGTGGCATCCGAGGTGCAACCGGGCGCGCAGCACGTGGCCGCCATGCGCCAGCGCCTGCAGGCCGTGGGCAAGACCTGCGTGTTCAGCGAGCCGCCGCTGCGCCCGCGCCTGGCCGAGACCCTGACGGCGGGGCTGCCGGTACGCCTGGCCGAGCTGGATGCGCTGGGCGGCAGCGATGCGGTGGATGGCAAGGGCTATGAGCGCTTGCTGGAGAAGCTGGGCGGCGACCTGGCTGGCTGCCTGGAACAGCTCTAG
- a CDS encoding DUF2782 domain-containing protein yields the protein MRTLNRLLLLGLLATMPVVTQAADEAPSADPDVTIRTEGDKTIQEYRQNGFLYAIKVTPKGGKPYFLVRADGTDANFIRSDQPDMLIPSWKIFEWK from the coding sequence ATGCGCACACTCAATCGCCTGTTACTGCTCGGTCTGCTGGCCACCATGCCGGTCGTCACCCAGGCGGCGGACGAAGCCCCATCGGCCGATCCCGATGTAACCATTCGCACGGAAGGCGATAAAACCATCCAGGAATACCGGCAGAACGGCTTCCTGTATGCGATCAAGGTCACGCCGAAGGGCGGCAAACCTTATTTCCTGGTACGCGCCGATGGCACCGATGCCAATTTCATTCGCTCAGACCAGCCGGACATGCTGATTCCGTCCTGGAAAATCTTCGAGTGGAAGTAG
- a CDS encoding PA5502 family lipoprotein, producing MKPFASRYLLVAAFSLFLAACSSTPAEQPSAPAQPDAWQQLEQSIASNELATAEDQLAALQTQAPDDPRVEPHQRQLAEAYLQRSQIVLQKGDVNAAATALARARALMPQAPALTGGDAMAQARKAELEKAEAALKAAEAKPKARLIDPSAPSTVVALQTTDSRALRRQLDDIAADVVSYQCEVVFQVPRTQDAPWLKTLLEKRVRKLDSGFALQQTHEIQRSLPAQVVLVPHRQ from the coding sequence ATGAAGCCGTTCGCCTCACGTTATCTGCTTGTTGCCGCGTTTTCCCTGTTCCTGGCTGCGTGCTCCAGCACCCCGGCAGAGCAGCCGAGCGCGCCTGCCCAGCCGGATGCCTGGCAACAGCTGGAACAAAGCATCGCCAGCAACGAGCTGGCCACCGCCGAGGACCAGCTGGCCGCCCTGCAAACCCAGGCCCCGGACGATCCTCGGGTCGAGCCGCACCAGCGCCAGCTTGCCGAGGCCTACCTGCAACGCAGCCAGATCGTCCTGCAAAAGGGCGATGTCAACGCCGCGGCCACTGCCCTGGCCCGTGCCCGCGCGCTGATGCCGCAGGCACCGGCGCTGACCGGCGGCGACGCCATGGCCCAGGCACGCAAGGCCGAGCTGGAAAAAGCCGAGGCCGCGCTCAAGGCCGCCGAAGCCAAGCCCAAGGCGCGCCTGATCGACCCGAGTGCGCCATCTACCGTGGTGGCGTTGCAGACTACCGACAGTCGCGCCCTGCGCCGGCAGCTCGATGACATCGCCGCCGACGTGGTGAGCTACCAGTGCGAGGTGGTGTTCCAGGTGCCGCGCACCCAGGATGCGCCGTGGCTCAAGACCCTGCTGGAGAAACGCGTGCGCAAGCTCGACAGCGGCTTCGCGTTGCAGCAGACGCATGAGATCCAGCGTTCGCTGCCGGCGCAGGTGGTGCTGGTTCCGCACCGGCAGTGA
- the zur gene encoding zinc uptake transcriptional repressor Zur codes for MSITPLAHRPHDHSHCVHSALAEADALCNRQGLRLTALRRRVLELVWQSHKPLGAYDILAVLSEQDGRRAAPPTVYRALDFLLDNGLVHRIASLNAFIGCSHPEHAHQGQFLICRACHVAIELEQDSISNAIVDSAKAVGFAVETQTVEVVGLCGNCRGQA; via the coding sequence ATGTCCATCACGCCGCTGGCCCACCGTCCCCACGATCATTCCCATTGCGTGCACAGCGCGCTGGCCGAGGCCGACGCGCTGTGCAACCGTCAGGGCCTGCGCCTGACCGCCCTGCGCCGACGGGTGCTGGAACTGGTGTGGCAGAGCCACAAGCCACTGGGCGCCTACGACATCCTCGCCGTGCTCAGCGAACAGGACGGTCGCCGCGCCGCGCCGCCGACGGTGTACCGCGCCCTGGACTTCCTGCTCGACAACGGCCTGGTGCACCGCATCGCCTCGCTCAACGCCTTCATCGGCTGCAGCCACCCCGAGCACGCGCACCAGGGTCAGTTCCTGATCTGCCGCGCCTGCCACGTGGCCATCGAGCTGGAGCAGGACAGCATCAGCAACGCCATCGTCGACAGCGCCAAGGCCGTGGGCTTCGCCGTCGAGACCCAGACCGTCGAAGTAGTGGGCCTGTGCGGCAACTGCCGGGGCCAGGCATGA
- a CDS encoding methionine ABC transporter ATP-binding protein translates to MIEFQNVHKTYRVAGRDIPALNPTSLTIEDGQVFGLIGHSGAGKSTMLRLINRLEEPSGGTIVVDGEDVTAFDASQLRHFRQQVGMIFQHFNLLASKTVADNVALPLVLAGELPRAQIDKRVTELLARVGLQDHARKYPAQLSGGQKQRVGIARALSTNPKILLCDEATSALDPQTTASVLQLLAEINRELKLTIVLITHEMDVIRRVCDRVAVMDAGQIVEQGPVAEVFLHPQHPTTKRFVQEDEQVDENEQRDDFAHVPGRIVRLTFQGDATYAPLLGTVARETGVDYSILAGRIDRIKDIPYGQLTLALMGGDMEAAFARFTAADVHMEVLR, encoded by the coding sequence GTGATCGAGTTTCAAAACGTCCACAAGACCTACCGCGTCGCCGGTAGGGATATCCCGGCCCTGAACCCGACCAGCCTGACCATCGAAGATGGCCAGGTGTTCGGCCTGATCGGCCACTCCGGCGCCGGCAAGAGCACCATGCTGCGCCTGATCAACCGCCTCGAGGAGCCCTCTGGCGGCACCATCGTCGTCGACGGCGAAGACGTCACCGCCTTCGATGCCAGCCAGTTGCGCCACTTCCGCCAGCAGGTCGGGATGATCTTCCAGCACTTCAACCTGCTGGCCTCCAAGACCGTCGCCGACAACGTCGCCCTGCCGCTGGTACTGGCCGGCGAGCTGCCCCGTGCGCAGATCGACAAGCGCGTGACCGAACTGCTGGCCCGCGTTGGCTTGCAGGACCACGCCAGGAAATACCCGGCGCAGCTGTCGGGCGGGCAAAAGCAGCGCGTCGGCATCGCCCGCGCCCTGTCCACCAACCCGAAGATCCTGCTGTGCGACGAGGCCACCAGCGCCCTCGACCCGCAGACCACCGCCTCGGTGCTGCAACTGCTGGCCGAGATCAACCGCGAGCTGAAACTGACCATCGTGCTGATCACCCATGAAATGGATGTGATCCGCCGCGTCTGCGACCGCGTGGCCGTGATGGATGCCGGGCAGATCGTCGAGCAGGGCCCGGTGGCCGAGGTGTTCCTGCACCCGCAGCACCCGACCACCAAACGCTTCGTCCAGGAAGACGAGCAAGTCGACGAAAACGAGCAACGCGACGACTTCGCCCACGTGCCGGGGCGCATCGTGCGCCTGACCTTCCAGGGCGACGCCACCTATGCGCCGTTGCTCGGCACCGTGGCCCGCGAAACCGGCGTGGACTACAGCATCCTTGCCGGGCGTATCGACCGCATCAAGGACATTCCCTATGGCCAGCTGACCCTCGCCCTGATGGGTGGCGACATGGAGGCGGCGTTCGCCCGCTTCACCGCGGCTGACGTACATATGGAGGTACTGCGTTGA
- the znuC gene encoding zinc ABC transporter ATP-binding protein ZnuC, with the protein MSDALIRLEQVGVSFGGEAVLDSIDLSVAPGQIVTLIGPNGAGKTTLVRAVLGLLKPHRGKVWRKPRLRIGYMPQKIQVDATLPLSVLRFLRLVPGVDRAAALSALQEVGAEQVIDSPIQSISGGEMQRVLLARALLREPELLVLDEPVQGVDVVGQTELYNLITRLRDRHGCGVLMVSHDLHLVMSATDQVVCLNRHVCCSGHPEQVSNDPAFVELFGQNAPSLAVYHHHHDHSHDLHGSVIAPGPHVHGEHCKHG; encoded by the coding sequence ATGAGCGACGCCCTGATCCGCCTCGAGCAGGTCGGCGTCAGCTTTGGCGGCGAGGCGGTGCTCGACAGCATCGACCTGTCGGTGGCTCCAGGCCAGATCGTCACCCTGATCGGCCCCAACGGCGCCGGCAAGACCACCCTGGTGCGCGCCGTGCTGGGCCTGCTCAAGCCGCACCGCGGCAAGGTCTGGCGCAAGCCCAGGCTGCGCATCGGCTACATGCCGCAAAAGATCCAGGTGGATGCCACGCTGCCGCTGTCGGTGCTGCGCTTTTTGCGCCTGGTGCCCGGGGTGGACCGCGCAGCTGCCTTGTCGGCATTGCAGGAGGTCGGCGCCGAGCAGGTAATCGACAGCCCGATCCAGAGCATTTCCGGCGGCGAGATGCAGCGCGTGCTGCTGGCCCGCGCACTGCTGCGCGAACCCGAGCTGCTGGTGCTGGACGAACCGGTACAGGGCGTCGACGTGGTCGGCCAGACCGAGCTGTACAACCTCATCACCCGCCTGCGCGACCGCCACGGCTGCGGCGTGCTGATGGTCAGTCACGACCTGCACCTGGTGATGAGCGCCACCGACCAGGTGGTCTGCCTCAACCGCCATGTGTGCTGCTCGGGCCACCCCGAGCAGGTCAGCAACGATCCGGCCTTCGTCGAGCTGTTCGGCCAGAACGCCCCGAGCCTGGCCGTCTACCACCACCATCACGATCACAGCCATGACCTGCACGGCTCGGTGATCGCCCCCGGCCCCCATGTCCACGGAGAGCACTGCAAGCATGGCTGA
- a CDS encoding homoserine kinase, with protein sequence MSVFTPVSRPELETFLAPYELGRLLDFQGIAAGTENSNFFVSLEKGEFVLTLIERGPAEDMPFFIDLLDVLHAADMPVPYAVRDRDGHGLRELCGKPALLQPRLSGKHVKAPNNQHCAQVGELQAHIHLATRERILERRTDRGLDWMLDSGAELLPGLSAAQAALLTPALEEIRAHKAQILALPRANLHADLFRDNVMFEGTHLTGLIDFYNACSGPMLYDIAITVNDWCLNETDGIDLPRAQALLGAYAALRPFTAAEAELWPVMLRVACVRFWLSRLIAAQAFAGMDVMIHDPSEFEIRLAQRQQVALKLPFAL encoded by the coding sequence ATGTCAGTCTTCACCCCTGTGTCCCGGCCTGAGCTGGAAACCTTTCTGGCGCCATACGAGCTGGGCCGCCTGCTCGACTTCCAGGGCATCGCCGCCGGTACCGAGAACAGCAATTTCTTCGTCAGCCTGGAAAAAGGGGAGTTCGTCCTTACACTGATCGAGCGCGGGCCGGCTGAAGACATGCCGTTCTTCATCGACCTGCTCGACGTGCTGCACGCTGCCGACATGCCTGTGCCCTACGCCGTGCGCGACCGCGACGGCCATGGCCTGCGCGAGCTGTGCGGCAAGCCGGCGCTGCTGCAACCGCGGTTGTCGGGCAAGCACGTCAAGGCCCCGAACAACCAGCACTGCGCCCAGGTCGGCGAGCTGCAGGCGCATATCCACCTGGCCACCCGCGAGCGCATCCTCGAGCGCCGCACCGACCGTGGCCTGGACTGGATGCTGGATTCGGGCGCCGAGCTGCTGCCGGGCCTGAGCGCGGCCCAGGCGGCGCTGCTGACCCCGGCACTGGAGGAGATCCGCGCGCACAAGGCGCAGATCCTTGCCTTGCCCAGGGCCAACCTGCACGCCGACCTGTTCCGCGACAACGTGATGTTCGAAGGCACCCACCTGACCGGGTTGATCGACTTCTACAACGCCTGCTCCGGGCCGATGCTGTATGACATCGCCATCACCGTGAACGACTGGTGCCTGAACGAAACGGATGGCATCGACCTGCCGCGCGCCCAGGCGCTGCTGGGCGCCTATGCGGCGCTACGGCCGTTCACGGCCGCCGAGGCCGAGCTGTGGCCAGTGATGCTGCGGGTGGCGTGCGTGCGCTTCTGGCTGTCGCGGCTGATCGCGGCGCAAGCGTTCGCCGGGATGGACGTGATGATCCACGACCCGAGCGAGTTCGAGATACGCCTGGCGCAGCGCCAGCAAGTGGCGTTGAAGCTGCCCTTCGCCTTGTAG
- the znuB gene encoding zinc ABC transporter permease subunit ZnuB, with translation MADFLLYALLAGLSLALVAGPLGSFVVWRRMAYFGDTLSHAALLGVALGFALDVSPALAVTVGCLLLAILLVTLQQRQPLASDTLLGILAPSTLSLGLVVLSFMHDVRIDLMAYLFGDLLAISTTDLAWILGGSALVLMLLTVFWRPLLAVTVHEELAMVEGLPVAGLRLALMLLIAVVIAVAMKIVGVLLITSLLIIPAAAAQRHARSPEQMALGASLLGVTAVCGGLALSWFKDTPAGPSIVVCAAVLFLLSLALPKR, from the coding sequence ATGGCTGATTTTCTTCTCTACGCCCTGCTTGCCGGTTTGTCCCTGGCCTTGGTCGCCGGCCCGCTGGGTTCGTTCGTGGTGTGGCGGCGCATGGCCTATTTCGGCGACACCTTGTCCCATGCCGCGCTGCTGGGCGTGGCACTGGGCTTCGCGCTGGACGTCAGCCCGGCGCTGGCGGTAACCGTCGGCTGCCTGTTGCTGGCGATCCTGCTGGTCACCCTGCAACAGCGCCAGCCGCTGGCCTCTGACACCCTGCTCGGCATCCTCGCCCCCAGCACCTTGTCACTGGGGCTGGTGGTGCTGAGCTTCATGCACGACGTGCGCATCGACCTGATGGCCTACCTGTTCGGCGACCTGCTGGCGATCAGCACCACCGACCTGGCCTGGATCCTTGGCGGCAGCGCGCTGGTGCTGATGCTGCTGACGGTGTTCTGGCGGCCGCTGCTGGCGGTGACCGTGCACGAGGAACTGGCCATGGTCGAAGGCCTGCCGGTGGCGGGCCTGCGCCTGGCGTTGATGCTGCTGATCGCGGTGGTGATCGCGGTGGCGATGAAGATCGTCGGCGTGTTGCTGATCACCTCGTTGCTGATCATTCCGGCCGCCGCGGCACAACGTCACGCCCGCTCGCCGGAGCAGATGGCCCTGGGCGCCAGCCTGCTGGGCGTCACCGCGGTGTGCGGCGGCCTGGCGCTATCGTGGTTCAAGGACACCCCGGCCGGGCCATCGATCGTGGTCTGCGCGGCAGTGCTATTCTTGCTGAGCCTGGCATTACCCAAACGCTGA